A genome region from Chlamydiota bacterium includes the following:
- the purD gene encoding phosphoribosylamine--glycine ligase: MKVLVIGSGGREHALTLKISKSPLVKKIYCAPGNPGISSLAQRVDIPIENISGLLDFAKKEKIDLTVVGPELPLSLGIVDQFEAEGLKIFGPSKKAAQLESSKIFSKFMMKKFGIPTARSESFSDFASAKKYIQNSHLPRVIKADGLAAGKGVLVAKTCDEALLFLQKIMVDKIFGVSGENILIEECLEGREISILALSDGENIVLLPEARDYKRALDHDQGLNTGGMGAYSPVSEATEELRQCVLKDVFHPMIRGMKKEGIPYRGVLYAGLMLTSQGPKVLEFNVRFGDPETQVILPRIKSDIVPLFLASCNGTLDKESVQIHKETAICVVLTSGGYPGAYQNGFEILGLDQASKMENIMLFHAGTSSKDGKILTHGGRVLGVTSLGKDMKQAQTLAYDTITKIHFERMHYRRDIGMK; the protein is encoded by the coding sequence ATGAAAGTTCTTGTCATTGGAAGCGGGGGGAGGGAGCACGCGCTCACCTTGAAAATTTCAAAAAGTCCTCTCGTCAAAAAAATTTATTGTGCACCAGGAAATCCCGGAATTTCCAGCCTTGCCCAGAGGGTGGACATTCCTATTGAAAATATTTCAGGTCTTCTTGATTTTGCAAAAAAAGAAAAAATAGATCTTACCGTAGTAGGGCCTGAACTTCCGCTCAGTTTGGGTATTGTGGATCAATTTGAAGCGGAAGGTCTTAAAATTTTTGGCCCTTCGAAAAAAGCTGCTCAGCTTGAATCCAGCAAGATTTTTTCAAAATTCATGATGAAAAAATTCGGCATACCTACAGCAAGATCTGAAAGTTTTTCAGATTTTGCATCAGCAAAAAAATATATTCAAAATTCTCATCTTCCACGGGTCATTAAAGCCGATGGTTTGGCCGCAGGGAAGGGTGTTCTTGTTGCAAAAACCTGCGATGAAGCTCTTCTCTTTCTTCAGAAGATTATGGTCGATAAAATATTTGGTGTTTCAGGCGAAAACATTCTCATTGAGGAATGCCTCGAAGGCCGAGAAATTTCGATTTTAGCGCTTTCAGATGGAGAAAATATTGTTCTTCTACCCGAAGCCCGAGACTATAAGAGAGCCTTGGATCACGATCAAGGTTTAAACACAGGCGGCATGGGCGCTTATAGCCCCGTTTCAGAAGCAACCGAAGAACTACGTCAATGCGTTCTCAAAGATGTTTTTCACCCGATGATTCGTGGAATGAAGAAAGAAGGCATTCCTTATCGAGGTGTTCTCTATGCCGGGCTCATGCTAACTTCACAAGGTCCAAAAGTTTTAGAATTTAATGTTCGTTTTGGAGACCCTGAAACGCAGGTGATCTTGCCAAGAATTAAGTCCGATATCGTTCCTCTCTTTTTGGCCTCTTGTAATGGAACACTTGACAAGGAAAGCGTTCAAATTCATAAAGAAACAGCGATTTGCGTTGTTTTGACTTCAGGGGGCTATCCAGGCGCATATCAGAATGGGTTTGAAATTCTTGGGTTGGATCAAGCGTCTAAAATGGAGAATATCATGCTCTTTCATGCTGGAACATCATCCAAGGATGGGAAAATTTTGACTCATGGGGGACGCGTTTTGGGAGTGACATCCCTAGGAAAAGACATGAAACAGGCTCAAACACTTGCTTATGACACGATCACTAAAATTCATTTTGAAAGAATGCATTATCGACGGGATATTGGAATGAAATGA